CAATCCGCCTGAACCGCCGGGAGCTCCATCGCCATGACCGCTCTTTCGATCCTGCTCGTCGTCGTCGCCGCGGCGGTGCTCGTCGGCCTCGTCCAGCGCCGCCGCTCCGGCCGACTCCGGGTGACCGCACCGTCCGGTCCGCAACGATCGGAACTGCTCGCCACCGCGGGCGTCGCCGCCGGCCGACCCGCGGTACTGCACTTTTCCGCCGACTGGTGCGCGCCGTGCGCCGCGGTCCGCACCGTGGTAAGCCAAGCGGTCACCGAACTGGCCGACCAGCCCAACCCACCGGCCGACATCGAACTCGACATCGATCGAAACCCCTCGCTGGCAAAGGAGCTGGGAGTTCTGTCGCTGCCCACCACCTTCATCTTCGACGCCGAGTTGATCGAGCGCTTCCGGATCTCCGGGGTGCCGGCCGTGGCCGACCTGCGCTCAGCTTTGAGCCCACTCAGCCGCAAAGGGTAGGATCGGTTCCGTGGAACGCCGCCACGAACCGTTGCTGACCAAGCGCCGCACAGTCGATCTGTGCCGCCTCGGCGGCTGCTGTTGCCTCTGCTTCTGATTGCCGTCGGGCCGCTCGGCCCGTTCGACCGCCGATCGTGGCGGGACGTCATCGATATCGATACGGCATGGCGTCGGGCTCGACGCCTCCGGTTGTTTCCTTATCCGATCAGGAGCAGTTCTGTGTCCATCTCGTCTATCCCCGATTCCCCCGCGCGCCCGGCCACAGACCGGGTCGACGTCCGTGGCCCTCGCTTCGCCGCCTGGATCACCACCGCCGTGCTCGTGTCCGTGCTGCTCGTCTCGACCGTCTCCAGTGGCGTCGCCGGCGCCATCCTGGCCGCACAGGCCGTCGTCTTCGCCGTCGGTGCCGCGCGTGGTCCGCGGCACCATCCCTACGGCCGGGTCTTCGCGACCATGGTGGCGCCGCGGCTGAGCCCGCCTACCGAGTGGGAACCGGCCGCACCGCTGAGGTTTGCCCAGTTGGTCGGTTTCGTCTTCGCCGCGGTCGGCGTGCTCGGCTTCGCGCTCGGCTCTCCGGTCGGCCTCGTCGCCACCGGCGGCGCCCTGTTCGCCGCCCTGCTCAATGCCGCCTTCGGCATCTGCCTCGGCTGCCAGGCGTATCCGCTGTTCGTCCGGCTGCGCTCGGCTGGCTGATCCGGCGCGACATCGACTTTCCCACCGAACATCGAAAGGAACATATATGGCTCGCTCCGACGTCCTGGTCTCCGCCGACTGGGCCGAAGAGAACCTGAACACCCCCGGGACCGTCTTCGTCGAGGTCGACGAGGACACCGCCGCCTACGACGGCGGGCACATCGAGGGTGCGGTGAAGCTCGACTGGCGCACCGACCTGCAAGATCCGGTCCGGCGCGATTTCGTCGACGCCGACCGGTTCGGTGCGTTGCTGTCCGAGCGCGGCATTGCCAACGACGACCAGGTGGTGCTCTACGGCGGCAACAACAACTGGTTTGCCGCGTATGCGTACTGGTACTTCAAGCTGTACGGCCACGACAACGTGAAGCTGCTCGACGGCGGCCGCAAGAAGTGGGAGTTGGACGGCCGCCCGCTGTCCACCGCCGCGGTGAGCCGGCCGGCCACCGAGTACAAGGCCGGTGCGCCGGACAACTCGATCCGGGCGTTCCGGGACGAGACGGTAGCGGCGATCGGCAACCAGAACCTGGTCGACGTCCGTTCCCCCGACGAGTTCTCCGGCAAGATCTTGGCGCCGGCGCACCTGCCGCAGGAGCAGTCGCAGCGACCCGGCCATATCCCGGGTGCGCTCAACGTCCCGTGGAGCAAGGCAGCCAACGAAGACGGCACGTTCCGCTCCGACGACGAGCTGACCGAGATCTACCACGCCGCCGGCCTGGACGGCTCGAAGGCGACCATCGCCTACTGCCGGATCGGCGAGCGCTCCAGCCACACCTGGTTCGTGCTGCATGAGCTGCTCGGCCACACCGATGTCAAGAACTACGACGGGAGCTGGACCGAATACGGCTCGCTCGTAGGTGTTCCGATCGAATTGGGAGCGTGATCGTCATGTGTGCTGCACCGACCCAGGGCCAGAACCTGCCGGCCGGCGTCGACGTGGAGAAGGAAACCGTGATCAGCGGCCGGGTGCTCGGCGACGACGGCCATCCGGTCGGTGGCGCGTTCGTGCGGCTGCTGGACGGCTCGGGCGAGTTCACCGCCGAGGTCGTCTCCTCCGGCACCGGTGATTTCCGGTTCTTCGCCGCGCCCGGGGCGTGGACCGTACGGGCGCTCTCGTCGTCCGGCAACGGCACCGCCCAGATCCAACCGGAAGGCAACGGCGTCCACACCGTGGACGTGCTGGTCTCGGCCTGAACCGACCCCGAGATCATTACGGCCCCGGCACGATTGATTCGTGCCGGGGCCGTAGACTCGGCAGGATGGTCCTCGTCTTCGAAATCCTCCTGGTGCTTGCGGCTGTCGCCATCACCTGGTTCGGCCTGTACGTGGTCTATCGCCTGGTCACCGACGAGTCGTGAGTACCGAAGAGCCCGCCGAGTCGGCGCAGACCAACGCCGCCGTATCGCAAGCCGCTGAACGAGCCAAGCTGACCGGCGGCCGGAACCTACCGGCACTTCCCGACCTGCCGATCCCCGCCGACACCGCAAATCTGCGTGAGGGCGCCGACCTGAACCACGCGCTGCTCGCCTTGCTGCCGATGGTCGGCGTTTGGCGCGGCACCGGCGAGGGTAGCGACCCCGAGCGGGGCGACTACCACTTCGGCCAGCAGATCGTCGTATCCCATGACGGCCGGGACTACCTGAGCTGGGAATCACAGACCTGGGTGCTCGACGAGGCCGGCGACTATGCCGGACAAGACCTGCGGGAGAGCGGCTTCTGGCGGGTCAACACCGGCGACGGCACCCCGGACGAGGAACAGTTGGAGCTGCTGTTATCCCACAGCGACGGCGTGGTCGAGCTGTACTACGGGCTAGCGCTGAACCAGTCGTCCTGGGAGATCGCCACCGACGTGGTGATCCGCAGCCGGTCCGGCGCGGTGATCGGCGGCGCCAAGCGGCTGTACGGCATCGTCGACGGCGGGGACCTGGCCTACGTGGAGGAGCGGGTCGTCGCCGACGGGCCGCTGCGGCCCCGGCTGTCGGCCCGGCTGCAGCGCTACATCGGCTGATTCGCTGCGGTCGGACACCGAGAACGCGGCCGATCCGGCGATATCCGCGACCGGGACGTGGTGTCCCCGGCCGTAGCGCTTACTGCGCGCTGGGCAGGTAGTCGCCGTCGCGCCGGCGCACCCACAGCACGCCGTCACCCGCGGTCGCCCCGGCCAGCTTCAGCTCCCGTTTGAGGATCTTGTTCGTCGCGGTGCTCGGCAGGTCGGCGGCGATCCGGACGTAGCGGGGCCACGCCTTCGGCGAAAGGTCTGCCTGCGCACCGAGGAACTCGGCGAATGCAGCCGGGGTCAGCTCGGCGTCGGCGCGCAGCACCAGCGCGGCCATCACCGCGTCGCCGACCTGCCCGTCCGGTACGCCGTACACCGCGACCCGGCTGAGCCCGGGCAGCCGGGTCAGGATCCGTTCGATCGGCCCGGCGGCGAGGTTTTCCCCGTCCACCCGCATCCAGTCCGCGGTCCGCCCGGCCAGATAGATCCAGCCGTCCCGGTCCCGGTAGCCGAGATCGCCGGACCAGTACATCTGCCCGCGCATTCGCTCGGCGGTCGCCGCGTCGTCGTTGTAGTAGCCGGCGAACAGGCCACCGCCGCCGGTGTTGACGATCTCGCCGATCGCCTCGTCGGCGTTGGTCAGCGCACCATGCTCGTCGAACTCGGCTGCGGCACACTCGGTCCCGGTCGCCGAGCGGTACACCGCCACACCGGGAAAGCCCTTGCCGATCGAGCCGGGCGGGGTGCCGGGTTCGCGGGTGATGATCACCGCCAGTTCGGTCGAGCCGTAGCCGTCCCACACGGTGCAGTCGAACCGCCGGCCGAACTCGTCGATGTCGCGGTCGCTGGCCTCGTTCCCGAACGCCACCCGTAGCGGGTTGTCGGCGTCGTCGGGGCGTTCCGGGGTGGCCAGCAGGTACGCCAGAGGTTTGCCGACGTAATTCATGTAGGTCGCACCGTACCGGCGGATATCGGCGAGGAATCCGGTGGCGGAGAACTTGGCCGGTGCGATCGCTGCGCCGGCGCCGATCGCCACGCTGTACCCACCGAGGATCGCCGCCGAGTGGAACAGCGGCATCGAGAGATAGCACACGTCGTCGGCGCCCAGGCCGAACCGATCGATCAACGGCGGACCGGCGAACGGCAACATCAGGTGCGGTAGCCGAACCGGTTTCGGATTACCGCTGGTGCCCGAGGTGAAGATGAGCATGAACGGGTCCATTGCGGTGGGCACGCGCAGCGGGGTCAGCGCGCCTGCGCCGGCGACCAGGTCGGCCCATTCGGCCGAAGTGGTGTCGAAGACCCGGACACCGGGGAGCTCCAGCCCGTCCAGCAGCGGCCGATGCTCGGCATCGACCAGCAGCAGCTGGACATCCGCGCGCGCGATGTCGGCGGTCAGCGCGGCGCCGCGGCGGGTGTCGTTCAGGCCGACGGTGACGTATCCGCCGAGCGCGCCGGCCGCCAGGGCGGTGAGCATGTCCGGCGTGTTGCCGAGCAGGGTGCCGACGTGCACCGGCCGCGCCGGGTCGGCCACCGAGAGCAGCGCCGCCGCCCACCGGCGTGCCTCCGCGACGTGCTCACGCCAGGTCCAGGAGCGGTCCTGCCAGAGAATCGCGACGCCGTCGTCGTCGCTGCGAGCTTCGAGCAGAGCGGTCACCGTGTCGGCCATGACTCAAATCTAGAACGTGTTCGCCGGGCTGAGAACAGATTGGACGAACTCTCCACCAGGGCTTTTATCACGCGGCACCGCCGCCTGCGAACGGCCGTCCGGCGGTAGTTCATCCATGTAAAGCGTTGTGCGCCAAGGCGATATCGATCCACTCGGCCAGATCCGCGTCGCCGGCGATCGCGCTCTCGGCGACGCCGATCCAGCCGGTGCCCATCGATCGGCCCGCACCCATCTCCGGCCGGTATGCTCCAGGCCGGGTGAGCAGCTCGGCGTCGCGATCGTCGGGTACCCGGACCAGCAGATCGCCGCTGCGCCGGGCGTGCACGATCATCTTCTCGCGCACCATGAACGCGGTGCCGCCGAACATCCGGGCCTCCCGGAACGGGAGGCCGTCGGCGAGGATCGCCCGGATCCGCGGGACGAGGTCCACCGTGGCGGAGCTCATGCCGCCGGTGCGGTCGTGGTCATATGCCACTCCTCTGTTCGTCCGGGAGAAGCGGACATCGGGATGGAAGCTGGCCGCATTCGAACGCAACCACGCGCTATACAACATCATGCGACGAGCTGATACGCCGCGCCCCGCTAAGGAGGAACTGCGCGCCTACATCCCGGCCAACGTCCCGATGCCGCCCGACCTCCCCTGAACCGGCAAAGCGCGCCATGATGCACTGTAAGTGATGGGGTGATAGGCATGAGTTACAAGTATTTCGCCGATGACGACTACGCCGTGTATCGGGTCGACGCGGCAGCGCCGGACGAGGGGCTCGCGCCGGCGGAGAGGTTCTCGGGCGCCACCTCGGAGTGGTTTCCGCTGCTCTACGCGCAGCGGGATCCGCAGTGTCTCGCCGCAAAGATGATGAACGGGGACGTGCAGCAGGTGAGCGAGCGGGAAGCGTTACGGGTGTGTGAAGTGATCCGCGTCCGGGACACCCAACCTTAAGCGCAGCGGCCCTGACCTCCTGGTGTTGTCTGAGGTGGTGCTGATCTGGGCGCAAGCCCGGAACACCACAATCGGTTTTCGCAACGCGCTGCCGTGGCGCATCCCGGAAGACCTGGCACAGGTCACACGCCGCCGGCTGCGGCCGGACATCGTCCAGGTAGGAGCGCACCGCGGCCAGACCGTCGATCCGGACGACGCAATCACAAGTGAATGCTTGTACTCATATCCATGCGGAGGACCCGATCGGCCCGGTGATCCGGCGGGAGCTGGTGGGTCACCAGCACCACGCCCCGCTCGGCCGCCACCAGCCCGCTTTCCCGATCCAGTAAGGCGCGCACAAGGTCCGCGCCCTGCTCGGCGTCCAGGTGCTCGGTCGGCTCGTCCAGCAGCAGGATCTGCGCCGGGGCGAGCAGTGCGCGGGCCAACAGCAGTCGGCGTCGCTGCCCCCCGGACAGGGCGGCGGCACCGCCGATCAGATCGGTATCCAGCCCGTCCGGCAGCTCGGCGACCCAGCCGCCGAGCCCGACGGCGGTCAGGGCCCGGACCGCCTCGGCCGGGGTGACGTCGCCGCGCCCGACCCGCAGGTTCTCCAGCACCGAGGTTTCGAATACGTGCGCGTCCTCGGCGAAGAAGGTGGCGCCGGGCTGCTGCTCGGCCAGCCCGAGCAGCAGCGTGGTCTTGCCGCTGCCGCTGGGCCCGACGATCGCCACCCGGCAGCCGACCGACACCTCCGGCAACTCCACCGGGCGCCGGCCGCTCACCGGGAGCAACGGCGCCGGCGCCCGGATCGCGACCAGCGCCTGCGCAGCTGCCGGTAGCTGACCGACCGCCTCGAACGCGGCCAGCGGAAACAGCATCAGCACGACGAGCGCAGTGGGCCGCACCTCGGTCAGCGGCACCGTGGTCATCGCGTACCCGATCCACAGCACCGTCAGGATCACCGCCCCTTGCGCCGCCGGCACCACCGCGGCGGCATAGGCCGAGCGCGCCCGGGCCCGCTGCTGTCGCCGGCCGGCCCGCTCCCGGGCCCCGGCTGCCTGGGCCACCACCTCGGTCAGCCGGCCACCGACCCGCAACTCGGCCGCATGGTCGAGCGCCAGCGCGGCCCGGCCGGCCGCGGTTGCCCGATCGACCGCTGCGGCCTGTTCGGCGGCGCGACTCGCGCGCGCGCCGGCGATCGGGCCGAGCGCCCCGGACAGGACCAAGCCGGCCAGCAACGCCGCCGCAGCCGGTAGCGAGATCGCCGCCAGCAGCGCGACCGCCGCGAGGGACGTGATCGCGGCGACCACGATCGGTACGGCGGCCCGCACCACCAGCGCAGTCAGCTCGTCGATGTCGCGACCGAACCGAAGCACCAGCTCGCCGCGGTCGAGGGCGACGACCGAACCGGGATCGGCCGCGGCGAGGCGCCGGTACCGATCTACCCGTAGGTCGGTCGCCCCACGCAACGCCAGGTCGTGCGATACCAATCGTTCGGCGTATCGCAGCCCACCGCGGGCCAACCCGAGCGCCCGTACCGCGACGACCGCGACGGTCAGCTCCAGCACCGGCGGCATCTGCCACGCCCGCGCGATCAGCCAGGCAGCGACCGCGGCCAGGCCGAGCGCACTCAGCTGCGCGCCTACCCCGAGCACCAGCACCAGCAGCGCGCGGCCCGGGCGAGCACGCAGCAGTTCGAGCGCGGACCGGAGCGACTCAACCATCAATGACCATCCCGACACCAGGGACTACGGCATCACCAGGAACTACGGCGATCACCTCGTCGGCCGCCGCCAGCACGGCCGGGCGATGTCCGATCAACACCACCGTCGCGCCGGCCCGGGCCCGCTCGCGCAGCGCGGCGAGGACCGCCGCCTCCCGCTCGTCGTCCAGATGCGCGGTCGGTTCGTCGAGCAGCAGCACCGGCGCGTCCGCGGCGAGCACCCGGTCGAGCGCGAGCCGCTGCCGCTCGCCGAGCGAGAGCTCGGTCCGGTCGAGCAGGTCGATCGCGGTCCCGGCGGCGGCCGGCAGCACGGTCGGCCGCTGCGGTAACCAGGCCACCCGCGACCACCACCAGTCCAGGTCCAGTTCCGGCAGCGGGACGCCGTCGACCAGCACCCGGCCGCGGTCCGGCGCGAGCAGGCCGAGGGCGACGTCGAACGCGGTGGACTTGCCGGCACCGTTGCCGCCGGTGAGCACGGTGACCCGGCCCGGCCGGGCGAGCGCCGTGAGCCCGGCCGGCGCCATACCGGACCGACCGGCCACCGCCACGTCCTGCCACTGCAGGACACCCAGCGGCACCTCCGGCCGACCGGTCCCGGACGCCGCACCGGCGGGCACCGCGAGCAGCGCATAGGCCGAGTCCAGGGCGGCGAGCCCGTCCTCGGCGGCGTGGTATCGCTCGCCCAGCGTGCGGAGCGGCCGGTACGCCTCGGGTGCCAGGATCAGTGCGACCAGTGCCGCCTGCAGCCCGACCTCGCCGAACACCAGGCGCATGCCGATCCCGACCGCGACCAGCGCGACCGACAGCGTCGCCACCAGCTCCAGCACCAGCGCGGACAGGAACGCGATCCGTAAGCCGCCGAGCGCGGTCTGCCGGTAGGCGGCACCGAGTTCGGCGATCCGGGCGGCGGGCCCACCCGCGCGGTTCAGCGCCCGCAACGTGGGCAGGCCGGCGACCAGGTCCAGGGTGCGGCCGGACAGTCGGGTCATCCGGTCCAGCGTGGCGGCCGCCCGGCCGCGGGTGAGCAGCCCGATCAGCACCATGAACACCGGGATCAGCGGCAGGGTCACCAGCACGATGGCCGCCGACATCAGGTCGGCACGGGCGATGCCGACGAGCACGACCGGCGGCACCAGCACCGCCGCCAGCAAGGCCGGCAGATAGCCGGACAGATAGGGACGCAGCGCCCGCAGCCCGGTCGTGACGAGCACCGTCGCCCGCGTCCGGGTGCGCTCCAGCTCGCGTGGGGCCAGCGTGACGACGTGCTGTAGCACCCGGTTTTCCAGCTGGTCGATCACCGTATCCGCGGCACGGTCGCCCTGCCGGTTGCCGGCCAGGGTCAGCCCGACCCGCAGCCCGAGCGCCACCACCAACGCGACCAGGTCGGCGCCCTCGGGTGCGGTCCGCGCCACGATCGCCGACACGGCCGCCGCCGCCGTGGTCGCCACGATCACGATCGCTACTGCGTCGAGCACCGCGAGCAGCGTGCTGTACCCCAGGTGCACCCGAACCGCGGCGGAGTCCCGGAGCAGCCGCGGATCGACCGGCTTCATCTCGGTCCGGCCGAGATCCGCCGGCGGAAGACGTAATAGGTCCAGCCCTGGTACAGCACCACCACCGGCGCGCCGATCGCGGCGAGCCAGCCGAGCACCCGCAGCGTGTAGGGCGAGGAGGCGGCGTCGGCAACGCTCAGGTCGTATTGCCCGCCGAGGGTCGACGGCAGCACGTTCGGCCAGAGCGCGGTGAACATCAGCGCGGCGAGGCCCGCTACGGCCACCGTGGTGGCGGCGAACGCCCAACCGTCCCGACCCCGCCGCGCGGCAATCCCGGCAAGCCCGACTGCGAGCACACTGCCGACGGCGAGCGGCCAGGTGACCGCCCGGCCGAACTCCAGCTGGGTCCAGCCGACGAACGCCACGACGATCGCACCGACCGGCAGCGTCAGCCGGCGGACCAGCCGCACCGCGTCGGCACGCACCGAATCGGCGGTCTTCAGGGCCAGGAAGGTCGCGCCGTGCAGCGCGAACAGCGCCACGAACGTCGCCCCGCCGAGCAGCGCGTAGCCGCCGAACAGTGCACCAAACCGATCGGCTACCCGGCCGTCGGCGCCCACCGCGACGCCGCGCAACAGGTTGGCCAGCACCAGTCCCCAACCGAATGCCGTTGTCCACGAGGAGATTTCGATCACCAGGTCACATCGCGCCCGCCAGCGCGGCGCATCGACCTTGCTCCGGTATTCGAGCGCGCACACCCGCACGATCAGCGCGAGCAGCACCAGCAGAATCGGCAGGTACATGCCGGAGAACAGGCCCGCGTACCAGGCCGGGAAGGCGGCGAACATCGCCCCGACGGCGGTGATCAGCCACACCTCGTTGCCGTCCCAGACCGGGCCGATGGTCGCCATGATCGCAGCCCGGCGCTCGTCGGTGTCGGCGCGACCGCGCCGGCCGAGTACCGGCAGCAGCATGCCGACGCCGAAGTCGAAACCCTCCAGGATCAGGTAGCCGGTGAACAGCACCGCCACCGCGACGAACCAGACGTCGGCCATCATGCGTCCTTGTCTGCGAACGAGAGCCGCTCGGCGACCGGGTCGGGTGGAGCGACCGCGGGATCCGGCAGACCGGCCCGGATGAAGCGTCGCTGCAGGTAGAGCCAGACGATCCCGAGGACCGCGTAGACCACCGTGAACGCGATCAACGAGGTGAGCACGATGCCGGCGCTGTGGTCGGACACGGCCTGGGCGACGGTCAACCGCAGCAGCGGATCGCCGGTCGGATTGGGCGCGACCACCCAGGGCTGACGGCCCATCTCGGTGAACACCCAGCCGGCACTGTTGGCCAGGAACGGCGTCGGCAACGCGAGCAGACAGAGCAGCGCGAACCAGCGTTGCCGGGGAAGCCGGCCCCGACGGGTCAGCCACAGCCCGGCCAACGCCAGTGCACCGGCACCGGCGGACAGACCGATCATCACTCGGAACGACCAGTAGGTGACGAAGAGGTTGGGCCGATAGTCGCCTGCCCCGAACTTCTGCTCGTACTCCTGCTGCAGATCGACCACCCCGGCCAGCTCGACGCCGGACAGCTTGCCCTCGGCCAGCCAGGGCAGCACGCCGGGGAGCTCTATCAGGTGGGTCACGCTGTCGCAGTTGTTGTGCGTACCCACCGTGAGCACCGAGAACTCCGGGTCCACGCCGCCGTGGCACAGCGATTCGGCCGAGGCCATCTTCATCGGCTGCTGCTGGAACATCAGCTTGCCCTGGGTGTCGCCGGTCAGGACGACACCGATTCCGGCGGCGACGATCACGACCGCGCCCAGCCGCACGACCGGGCGCCAGACCGGGTCGCCGGAGCGGACCAGCCACCAGCCGGCAACCCCCGCGACGAAGACCCCCGCGGTGAGCCACGCACCGGCCACGGCGTGCGGGAACGCGGCGAGCGCGGTGTTGTTGCCGAGCAGCGCACCGAGGTCGGTCAGCTCGGCGCGGCCGGTCTCCGGGTTGTACCGGGCGCCGACCGGATGTTGCATGAACGAGTTGGCCGCGATGATGAAGTACGCGGAGGCACTCACCCCGACTGCGACCAGCCAGATCGTGGCGAGGTGGATCCACTTGGGTAGCCGATCGCGGCCGAAGATCCACAGTCCGAGAAAAGTCGATTCGAGAAAGAAGGCGACCAGGCCCTCCAGCGCGAGCGGTGCGCCGAAGACGTCGCCGACGAATCGGGCGTACTCGCTCCAGTTCATCCCGAACTGGAATTCCTGCACGATCCCGGTGGCGACGCCGAGCGCGAAATTGACCAAGAAGAGGGTGCCGAAGAACCGGGCCATCCGGTCCCAGTGCGCGGCGCCGGTGACCGTATAGACGGTCTGCATCCCGGCGACCAGCGGGGCCAGACCGATGGTCAGCGGGACGAACAGGAAGTGGTAGACGGTGGTGATGCCGAACTGCCACCGCGAGATGTCCAGCACGCTCATCCCTGCATCACCTCGACCCCTCGTTTACTACGGTTCGTAGTAGATACTACTACGAACCGTAGTGGTTGCAGGTCGGGCCGGCTCGCCGGTCAGGCGACCGATTCCGGCGGCACCTCGTTGCGCGAGCGACCCACCTCGACGACCGCGCGATCCACCAACGCGGCAAACTCGGCACCGTCGGCGACCACCGGCAGGGTGAGCCCGTCCAAGGTGTGCACCCGGGCCGCCAAGCGCACGCTGGAGACCAGCCACAGCCCGTCCGCAGTGATCAGATCGGCCGGGAACAACGGCGCATAGGCACAGTCGTAGCCGGACATGCCGGCGACCTCGAACAAGGCCCGCTGCGTGGTTCCGGACAAGATGCCGAACTTCGGCGGCGGGGTGACCATCCGCTTGCCCTTCACCATCACCACGGTTGCCGTCGGCCCCTCGAGTACCCGACCCTCGCTGCTGATGAAGATCACGTCGTCGGCGCCGCATCGCTCGGCGAACCGCTGTGCCGCCATGTTCGTCGCGTAGGACAACGTCTTGGCCCCGAGCAACTGCCAGGGCGCGGATTGGCCCAGCTCGATCGAGTGCCCGCGGGTCAACGTCATCGCCGAGATGCCGTCCCGACGAGCGGCGACCACCCGGTCGGTGACCGGGCCCACCAGCACATAGCCGGTCTGCGGACCGCCCGACTCCCGACCACGGCTGAGCACCAGCCGCATCATCCCTTCCTGCTCGGCACCCCACTCGGCCGCGGCGCGCTCGACCGCCGATCGCCAGACACCGAGATCCGGACCGGGCAATTCGATCGCCTCGGCGGAAAACTTGAGCCGACCCAGATGCAATTCGATGGCGCAGGCCCGCCCGGCCCGCACCAACACCGTTTCGAACACGCCGTCGCCGCGGAGCGCAGCAAGATCATCGGCATAGAGGAACGGGCGTTCCGCATCGTGCACCTTGCCGTCCAACGTCACAAGAACCCGATCTAGCATGCTGCGAGCGTAAGCGACCGGGGTCGATATCCAGCGCAGGTAACTGCATGTCAGCACACACACTTGCACCTCGCATTACCTGCCTGTCCCAGCCCCCGACACCGATCCACCCCCGAAAAACGGGTCCGGTGCGGCTATTTTCCGGCATTACCGCCGCCCGGTCGACGTGCCGCCCATCGGGTCGCCGGCCCACGGTTCGCTCGACCGGCGGAATCGGTTCGCCGACCCGGCCGGCTGGCCACATCGACGATCGCAACATAAGATTCTTTATGTCATGCCGGATCGCCGAAGGAGAACCCGTGCGTCAAACCGTGACTCGTGCAGACTATTTCGAAGCGGCCTTGCGGATCCTCGCCACGGACGGCCACCGCGCGCTCAAGATGTCCGCGCTCTGCAAGATGCTGGGCGTCACGACCGGATCGTTCTACAACTACTTCGGCAACTGGGCCGAGTTCACCCCACAATTGCTCGACTATTGGGAGAAAGAGCAGACGGTTCGGATCGACGAGCTGTCGAACCGAGCCGCAACACCGAGTGCCCGAATCTCGGTCCTGAAAGAACTCGCCAGCCAGCTGCCGCACGAGTCCGAGACCGCCATTCGGGCCTGGAGCAATGCCGACCCCCTCGTCGCCACCTTTCAGAAGCGGGTCGACCAGGAACGGCTCGCCGCATTGCGCGGGGCGATCGCCGACATCGTGCCCGACCCCGCGATGACGGACCTGCTGGCCGTGATGGGCGTCGGGCTGCTCGTCGGCGTGCAGTCGATCCGGTCCCCGGTCGACCGGGGCGAGCTGCATCGCGTTCTCGACGAGTACGAGCGAGCGTTGCTCCGGCACGCCGCACTGATCGACTGACCGCTCCGACAAGGTTTGACGCCCCCGAAGATCGGCGGCAAACCTCTGGCGGAGGAACATAATATAAGTTATCTTTTAATAGCGGAAAGGAGTTCTCATGTACCTCACCCAGGCGCTGCATCGATGGGCAGCCACCACCCCCGACCGACCCGCGACCAGCTACGGCGGCCGCTCCCGGACCTATGCCGAGGTCCGGGACCGGGTCGCCCGATCGGCCGCCGGACTGCGGGCCACCGGCGTCGCCGCCGGCGATCGGGTCGGCATCCTCGCCCTGAATTCCGATCGCTACGTCGAAGCGATTCATGCCGTCCCGTGGGCGGATGCCGTGCTGAACCCGGTCAACATCCGCTGGAGCCCGGCCGAGATCGCCTACTCGCTGGCCGACTCCGGCACCCGCACGTTGATCGTCGACGACCTGTTCGCCCCGGCGGTACCGGCGATCCAGGCGCTCTACCCGGACCTGACCACGGTGATCCATGCCGGGGACGGACCCACCCCCGAGTTC
Above is a genomic segment from Skermania piniformis containing:
- a CDS encoding thioredoxin family protein — its product is MTALSILLVVVAAAVLVGLVQRRRSGRLRVTAPSGPQRSELLATAGVAAGRPAVLHFSADWCAPCAAVRTVVSQAVTELADQPNPPADIELDIDRNPSLAKELGVLSLPTTFIFDAELIERFRISGVPAVADLRSALSPLSRKG
- a CDS encoding putative leader peptide, which codes for MERRHEPLLTKRRTVDLCRLGGCCCLCF
- a CDS encoding DUF4395 domain-containing protein gives rise to the protein MSISSIPDSPARPATDRVDVRGPRFAAWITTAVLVSVLLVSTVSSGVAGAILAAQAVVFAVGAARGPRHHPYGRVFATMVAPRLSPPTEWEPAAPLRFAQLVGFVFAAVGVLGFALGSPVGLVATGGALFAALLNAAFGICLGCQAYPLFVRLRSAG
- a CDS encoding sulfurtransferase, with product MARSDVLVSADWAEENLNTPGTVFVEVDEDTAAYDGGHIEGAVKLDWRTDLQDPVRRDFVDADRFGALLSERGIANDDQVVLYGGNNNWFAAYAYWYFKLYGHDNVKLLDGGRKKWELDGRPLSTAAVSRPATEYKAGAPDNSIRAFRDETVAAIGNQNLVDVRSPDEFSGKILAPAHLPQEQSQRPGHIPGALNVPWSKAANEDGTFRSDDELTEIYHAAGLDGSKATIAYCRIGERSSHTWFVLHELLGHTDVKNYDGSWTEYGSLVGVPIELGA
- a CDS encoding DUF1416 domain-containing protein; this translates as MCAAPTQGQNLPAGVDVEKETVISGRVLGDDGHPVGGAFVRLLDGSGEFTAEVVSSGTGDFRFFAAPGAWTVRALSSSGNGTAQIQPEGNGVHTVDVLVSA
- a CDS encoding FABP family protein, which encodes MSTEEPAESAQTNAAVSQAAERAKLTGGRNLPALPDLPIPADTANLREGADLNHALLALLPMVGVWRGTGEGSDPERGDYHFGQQIVVSHDGRDYLSWESQTWVLDEAGDYAGQDLRESGFWRVNTGDGTPDEEQLELLLSHSDGVVELYYGLALNQSSWEIATDVVIRSRSGAVIGGAKRLYGIVDGGDLAYVEERVVADGPLRPRLSARLQRYIG
- the fadD1 gene encoding fatty-acid--CoA ligase FadD1; this translates as MADTVTALLEARSDDDGVAILWQDRSWTWREHVAEARRWAAALLSVADPARPVHVGTLLGNTPDMLTALAAGALGGYVTVGLNDTRRGAALTADIARADVQLLLVDAEHRPLLDGLELPGVRVFDTTSAEWADLVAGAGALTPLRVPTAMDPFMLIFTSGTSGNPKPVRLPHLMLPFAGPPLIDRFGLGADDVCYLSMPLFHSAAILGGYSVAIGAGAAIAPAKFSATGFLADIRRYGATYMNYVGKPLAYLLATPERPDDADNPLRVAFGNEASDRDIDEFGRRFDCTVWDGYGSTELAVIITREPGTPPGSIGKGFPGVAVYRSATGTECAAAEFDEHGALTNADEAIGEIVNTGGGGLFAGYYNDDAATAERMRGQMYWSGDLGYRDRDGWIYLAGRTADWMRVDGENLAAGPIERILTRLPGLSRVAVYGVPDGQVGDAVMAALVLRADAELTPAAFAEFLGAQADLSPKAWPRYVRIAADLPSTATNKILKRELKLAGATAGDGVLWVRRRDGDYLPSAQ
- a CDS encoding TfoX/Sxy family protein, yielding MAYDHDRTGGMSSATVDLVPRIRAILADGLPFREARMFGGTAFMVREKMIVHARRSGDLLVRVPDDRDAELLTRPGAYRPEMGAGRSMGTGWIGVAESAIAGDADLAEWIDIALAHNALHG